In Dermochelys coriacea isolate rDerCor1 chromosome 10, rDerCor1.pri.v4, whole genome shotgun sequence, one DNA window encodes the following:
- the RPL4 gene encoding 60S ribosomal protein L4, whose translation MACTRPLISVYSEKGEVSGKNVTMPAVFKAPIRPDIVNFVHTNLRKNNRQPYAVSELAGHQTSAESWGTGRAVARIPRVRGGGTHRSGQGAFGNMCRGGRMFAPTKTWRRWHRRVNTTQKRYAICSALAASALPALVMSKGHRIEEVPELPLVVEDKVEGYKKTKEAVLLLKKLKAWNDIKKVYASQRMRAGKGKMRNRRRIQRRGPCIIYNEDNGIIKAFRNIPGITLLNVNKLNLLRLAPGGHVGRFCIWTESAFRKLDELYGTWRKPATLKSDYNLPMHKMTNTDLGRILKSQEIQKALRAPNKKIHRRVLKKNPLKNLRVMIKLNPYAKTMRRNTILRHAQNHKSKQEKKSKAAA comes from the exons ATG GCTTGTACTCGTCCATTAATATCTGTGTACTCCGAAAAGGGGGAGGTATCAGGCAAAAATGTCACCATGCCTGCTGTATTTAAGGCTCCTATTCGCCCTGATATCGTGAACTTCGTTCATACCAATTTGCGCAAGAACAATAGACAACCCTATGCTGTCAGTGAACTTGCAG GACATCAGACCAGTGCTGAATCTTGGGGTACTGGAAGAGCTGTTGCTCGTATTCCCCGAGTGCGAGGTGGTGGAACTCATCGCTCTGGCCAAGGTGCTTTCGGAAAT ATGTGTCGCGGAGGCCGTATGTTTGCCCCAACCAAGACTTGGCGACGTTGGCACCGCAGAGTAAATACAACTCAAAAACGGTATGCCATCTGTTCTGCTCTGGCAGCttctgctctcccagcactggtcaTGTCTAAAG GCCACCGCATTGAGGAGGTCCCAGAACTTCCTCTGGTAGTTGAGGACAAAGTTGAGGGTTACAAGAAAACCAAGGAAGCTGTTCTGCTTCTGAAGAAGCTTAAAGCATGGAATGACATTAAAAAG GTTTATGCCTCTCAGCGTATGCGTGCCGGGAAGGGTAAAATGAGGAATCGCCGTCGCATCCAGCGCAGGGGACCCTGCATTATCTATAATGAGGACAATGGCATCATCAAGGCTTTTAGAAATATCCCAG GAATTACTCTTCTCAATGTAAACAAGCTGAATCTTTTGAGACTTGCTCCAGGTGGCCATGTTGGGCGTTTCTGCATTTGGACTGAAAGTGCCTTCCGCAAGTTGGATGAATTGTATGGTACCTGGCGCAAACCTGCTACCCTAAAGAGTGACTATAA ccTACCAATGCATAAGATGACCAATACAGACCTTGGAAGAATCTTAAAAAGCCAGGAGATCCAGAAGGCCCTGCGTGCAccaaa TAAAAAGATTCACCGTAGAGTTCTCAAGAAGAATCCTCTGAAGAACTTGAGAGTCATGATAAAACTGAATCCATATGCCAAAACAATGCGACGCAATACTATCCTGCGCCACGCTCAAAAT CACAAAAGCAAACAAGAGAAGAAGTCAAAGGCTGCAGCATAA